One Bufo gargarizans isolate SCDJY-AF-19 chromosome 4, ASM1485885v1, whole genome shotgun sequence DNA window includes the following coding sequences:
- the LOC122934742 gene encoding oocyte zinc finger protein XlCOF6-like, whose protein sequence is MEEWEYLEEHKDLYKDVMMENHQSLTSPDGSTKRNPPERCPSPQYSQDCPEEKPNIPLDHQEISGEMTSGLEDPGSVSVKGEDETRDSHEHLHISKEVEDNNVTQANSIIANAPLDLYSGDLSTDTIGHWNLLSNQLPSQSQNQSKQSVHEIIDRNKRPLSGSECEKYFSQKSKVMEHQRVHTGEKPFPCSQCGKYFSQKWSLVEHQMTFHTGEKPFSYSECGICFGRKSVLVEHQRIHTGEQPFLCPECGKCFGLKSSLLEQQRIHTGETPFLCLECGKCFGQKSSLVEHQRIHTGEKPFSCSECGKCFGRKSVLVEHQRIHTGETPFSCPECGKCFTKKSHVVEHLRTHTGEKPFSCLECGKCFSYKSNLVEHLRTHTGEKPFSCLECGKCFIQKSHLVEHLRTHTGEKPFLCSECGKCFSQKSALVMHKRIHKGEKTYSCPDCGKCFSLKSCLVTHQRTHTGEKPFSCPDCGKCFGLKSALVTHQRTHTKNKPFSCSECGKCFGYKPGLVQHQRTHTEEKQFSCPECEKCFSLKRDLVKHRRIHTGEKPFSCLECGKCFRLKSILLYHQRTHTGQQPFSCTECGKSFGQKLGLLEHQRIHTGKTPLSCLECGKCFRLKSSLLYHQRTHTGEKPFSCPECGKCFGQKSSLVEHRRIHTGEKPFSCSECGKCFGRKSVLVEHQRIHTGEKPFSCPECGKCFGRKSVLAEHQRTHTRENLYSCANVGDILDRNQMLGNI, encoded by the exons GAAATTTCTGGTGAAATGACAAGTGGCCTCGAAGACCCCGGATCAGTGTCTGTGAAAG gTGAGGATGAGACAAGAGACTCCCATGAACATCTCCATATATCTAAAGAAGTAGAAGATAACAATGTCACACAAGCTAATTCAATAATTGCTAATGCACCCTTAGACCTTTACAGTGGAGATCTATCCACCGATACCATTGGTCACTGGAATCTTTTGTCTAATCAATTACCGAGTCAATCACAGAATCAGTCTAAACAATCTGTGCATGAAATAATTGACAGAAATAAAAGACCACTTTCAGGTTCAGAATGTGAAAAGtattttagtcagaaatcaaaaGTTATGGAGCATCAAagagttcacacaggggagaagccatttccatgCTCACAATGTGGGAAGTACTTTAGTCAGAAATGGAGTCTTGTTGAACATCAAATGACAtttcacacaggggaaaagccattttcatatTCAGAATGCGGGATATGTTTTGGTCGGAAGTCTGTTCTTGTTGAACATCAGAGAATCCACACAGGAGAGCAGCCATTtttatgtcctgaatgtggaaaatgttttggcCTGAAATCAAGCTTATTGGAACagcaaagaattcacacaggagagacacCATTTTTATgtctagaatgtgggaaatgttttggccAGAAATCAAGCCTTGTggaacatcaaagaattcacacaggggagaagccattttcatgttcagaatgcgggaaaTGTTTTGGTCGTAAGTCTGTTCTTGTTGAACATCAGAGAATCCACACAGGAGAGACGCCATTTTCATGtccggaatgtgggaaatgttttacaaagaAATCACATGTTGTAGAACAtttaagaactcacacaggggagaagccattttcatgtttagaatgtgggaaatgttttagttaCAAATCAAATCTTGTGGAACATTTAAGAActcacacaggtgagaagccattttcatgtttagaatgtgggaaatgttttattcagaaatcacatcttgtgGAACAtttaagaactcacacaggggagaagccatttttatgttcagaatgtgggaaatgtttttccCAAAAATCTGCTCTTGTTATGCATAAAAGAATTCACAAAGGAGAGAAGACATATTCATGTCCcgattgtgggaaatgttttagtctgAAATCGTGCCTTGTTACTCATCAGAGAactcatacaggggagaagccattttcatgtcctgattgtgggaaatgttttggtcTGAAATCAGCTCTTGTTACTCATCAAAGAACTCACACCAAGaataagccattttcatgttcagaatgtgggaaatgtttcggCTATAAACCGGGTCTTGTTCAacatcaaagaactcacacagAGGAGAAAcagttttcatgtcctgaatgtgagaaatgttttagtcTGAAAAGAGATCTTGTGAAACATCGAAGaatccacacaggggagaagccattttcatgtttagaatgtgggaaatgttttagactCAAGTCGATTCTTCTTtaccatcagagaactcacacaggacagcagccattttcatgTACTGAATGTGGAAAAAGTTTTGGCCAGAAATTAGGCTTATTGGAACATCAAAGAATCCACACAGGAAAGACGCCATTAtcctgtttagaatgtgggaaatgttttagactCAAGTCGAGTCTTCTTtaccatcagagaactcacacaggggagaagccgttttcatgtccagaatgtgggaaatgttttggccAGAAATCAAGCCTTGTGGAACAtcgaagaattcacacaggggaaaagccattttcatgttcggaATGCGGGAAATGTTTTGGTCGTAAGTCGGTTCTTGTtgaacatcaaagaattcacacaggagagaagccattttcatgtcctgaatgtgggaaatgttttggtcGAAAATCGGTACTTGCtgaacatcagagaactcacacacgGGAGAACCTATATTCATGTGCTAATGTTGGAGATATTTTAGACAGAAATCAAATGTTAGGAAACATCTAA